The following proteins are encoded in a genomic region of Bicyclus anynana chromosome 12, ilBicAnyn1.1, whole genome shotgun sequence:
- the LOC112043469 gene encoding rhodanese domain-containing protein CG4456, with translation MLRRIINNKNYISLQIQFVKFAVQSKRQCAINISAIHGAHIKNRYTQTVPFRHYSEKVKVDELIVDYNQVKNATLNDKTLIVDVREPEEVKEHGKIPNSVNIPLGTVSTALGTMSDKEFQTLYKRPKPTEDTEIIFYCMIGKRSGMAQQNAINLGFKNVKNYLGSWTDWASKIQ, from the exons atgttacgccggataataaataacaaaaattacatttcattGCAAATCCAATTCGTGAAATTTGCAGTACAATCAAAACGACAATGTGCAATTAATATATCTGCCATTC ATGGAGCTCACATAAAGAACAGGTATACACAAACTGTACCTTTTCGTCATTACtctgaaaaagtaaaggttgacGAATTAATTGTTGATTATAACCAAGTCAAAAATGCAACATTGAATGATAAGACATTAATTGTTGATGTGAGAGAGCCTGAAGAAGTCAAGGAACATGGAAAAATTCCTAACAGTGTTAATATTCCAT TGGGAACTGTATCAACAGCTTTAGGCACCATGTCAGATAAGGAATTCCAAACATTATACAAGAGGCCAAAACCCACTGAGGAtactgaaattatattttattgcatgATTGGAAAGAGGTCTGGAATGGCACAGCAAAATGCTATAAATTTAGGATTTAAAAA TGTGAAAAACTACCTTGGCAGTTGGACAGATTGGGCGAGCAAGATACAATAA
- the LOC112043468 gene encoding peroxiredoxin, producing MAGVPTASKIIILLGFVSSCVHSTLFESDSCYSFGSGNVFPGGARKIDHKLQFTKAMISKPAPEWEATAVVNGEITQLSLSSFKGKYLVFFFYPLDFTFVCPTEILAFSERVEEFKKINTEVVACSVDSHFTHLAWINTPRKEGGLGKINIPLLSDLTHSIAKDYGVYLEDLGHTLRGLFIIDDKGILRQITMNDLPVGRSVDETLRLVQAFQYTDQHGEVCPAGWKPGQDTIIPNPAEKKKYFQKVAD from the exons ATGGCAGGAGTACCGACGGCTTCAAAGATAATTATACTTTTAGGTTTCGTTTCTAGTTGTGTTCATTCCACTCTATTTGAAAGCGATTCCTGCTATTCGTTCGGCAGCGGCAATGTTTTTCCCGGTGGTGCTCGAAAAATTGATCACAAATTGCAATTTACAAAAGCAATGa TTTCAAAACCGGCTCCCGAGTGGGAGGCGACAGCAGTGGTGAACGGCGAGATAACACAGCTTTCTTTATCTAGTTTTAAGGGAAAATATCTAGTATTCTTCTTTTATCCATTAGATTT caCTTTTGTATGTCCCACTGAAATATTGGCATTCTCTGAAAGAGTAGAAGAATTTAAGAAGATCAACACTGAGGTTGTAGCATGTTCTGTTGACTCACACTTCACTCATCTAGCTTGGATCAACACTCCACGAAAAGAGGGTGGACTCGGAAAAATAAACATACCCCTATTAAGTGACCTCACTCATTCTATTGCTAAGGATTATGGAGTGTATTTGGAGGACTTGGGCCATACACTGAgaggattatttattattgatgatAAAGGTATTCTGAGACAAATCACAATGAACGACTTGCCAGTAGGCCGGTCTGTTGACGAGACTCTGAGACTGGTGCAAGCATTCCAATATACTGACCAACACGGGGAAGTGTGTCCAGCGGGATGGAAGCCAGGACAGGATACT ataaTCCCCAACCCAGCTGAAAAGAAGAAGTACTTCCAAAAAGTTGCAGATTAA